Proteins co-encoded in one Erinaceus europaeus chromosome 2, mEriEur2.1, whole genome shotgun sequence genomic window:
- the ZNF541 gene encoding zinc finger protein 541 isoform X1: MEQYGMGDEGALPSEVHLPSFPEGQSLHCGGDTLGRDLGPGTRELLYTGLGSLDLDPSLPAPDVPGEVLEDNLDTLSLYSGKDADSVKLLEEYGDPESQAVLQDLGLSALKVPKEAEEGGRTMLGSARKGKRQHSSPQNPLLDCSLCGKVFSSASSLSKHYLTHSQERKHVCKICSKAFKRQDHLTGHMLTHQKTKPFVCIEQGCSKSYCDYRSLRRHYEVQHGLCILKEAPPEEEALGDSPHTHEASGQPVPSGLRSLGPPEARSPGSLLPNRDLLRCIVSSIVHQKIPAPGPALAGPADNGEGRGAACPCPPPSVGSCTPISTPSVPGTLGTEDEPRPPKKEPASEVFSTGHSRAVDNSSEAESESSMLQLPPTVDGWPEGSSLPTCLPLFRGQTLPTGAPPASHNFQWLRNLPSGPKSKGNNVFVVHKPHSAAIVQSRESSQAGPGLSSAIPDGEPPASPGPAPEDALPFPATLLKASCEGSGDPRFAGSGGEDDSWASKKSRFDSDTFQWSNPTEPDPQDTSKPTEATPLFRQLFLKSQESLVSHEQMQVFQMITKSQRLFSHAQVAAATTTSSQLPTADGKQAKSIQGPWPPAPATDSLHAGASNPEPEGSPARRRRSTPSFPREASPSSGGGRRDTKGGPKVATAPPSLAAAPMDSAGNSDLHSLAKQLRSSKASWELGDIYPSGGHRQTQLGGDEPPIAPHPGKQAQLENGPAAPKGEKGPTCSRGGSYRLFPGNTRAQRFSGFRKEKVKTDLCCAASPSQVAMASFSAGPPAEAPRDPKSKLTIFNRIQGGNIYRLPHSIKEDNVPGGCSQPNGGAPDWAEPRSTYVCKNCSQMFYTEKGLSSHMCFHNDQWPSPRGKQEQQAFGSEFCKPPRQAPRPEGSRQSPPGARKASDSTATASHMIPMSVPVTPAHRPLGSTAKGQEKDREERDNKESQHRKRKKRPPTRSMLIPPPPSTTFQEPGPGGHQSCLRSPVFLVDCLLQGLFQCSPYTPPPMLSPIREGSGLYFNTLCSTSMQAGPDKLLSAVLDQVEGSFGICMVKDDTKISIEPHINIGSRFQAEIPELQERGLAGCEPHVASLVWKPWGDMMTNPETQDRVTELCNVACSSVMPGGGTNLELALHCLHEAQGSVQVALETLLLQGPQKPRTHPLADYRYTGSDIWTPLEKRLFKKAFCAHKKDFYLIQKTIQTKTVAQCVEYYYIWKKMIKFDCGRAPGLEKKVRRESDEADRTEAKVTCSPRERPSHRPTPPELKIKTKSYRRESILNSSPTSGPKRTPEPQGSMEGQGVFPCRECERVFDKIKSRNAHMKRHRLQDHVEPIVRVKWPVKPFQLKEDEEEEDEEIGVDIGPLQW; this comes from the exons ATGGAGCAGTACGGAATGGGGGATGAGGGTGCCCTGCCTTCAGAGGTGCACCTGCCTTCATTTCCTGAGGGCCAGAGTCTCCACTGCGGCGGTGACACTCTGGGCCGGGACCTGGGGCCTGGCACTCGGGAGCTGCTCTACACTGGCCTAGGCAGCTTGGACCTAGACCCCAGCTTGCCGGCACCTGATGTGCCTGGGGAGGTGCTAGAGGACAATCTGGACACGCTGTCCCTGTACTCGGGGAAGGACGCCGACTCCGTGAAGCTGCTGGAGGAGTACGGTGACCCTGAGTCTCAGGCCGTCCTGCAAG acctggggctcagtgcactcAAGGTGCCCAAGGAGGCCGAAGAAGGTGGCAGGACCATGTTGGGGAGTGCCCGGAAGGGCAAGCGGCAGCACAGCTCCCCTCAGAACCCACTGCTGGACTGCAGCCTGTGCGGGAAGGTGTTCAGCAGCGCCAGCTCGCTGAGTAAGCACTACCTGACGCACAGCCAGGAGCGCAAGCACGTCTGCAAGATCTGCAGCAAGGCCTTCAAACGGCAGGACCACCT GACCGGGCACATGCTCACCCACCAGAAGACCAAGCCGTTTGTGTGCATTGAGCAGGGCTGCAGCAAGAGCTACTGCGACTACCGTTCTCTGCGTCGCCACTATGAGGTCCAGCACGGCCTCTGCATCCTGAAGGAGGCCCCCCCAGAAGAAGAAGCCCTGGGGGACTCTCCCCACACCCACGAGGCCTCTGGGCAGCCTGTTCCTTCGGGCTTGCGTTCCCTGGGGCCCCCAGAAGCCCGCTCTCCCGGCTCCCTCCTGCCCAACCGAGACCTCCTGCGTTGTATTGTCAGCAGCATCGTGCATCAGAAGATCCCGGCCCCTGGCCCGGCCTTGGCAGGACCCGCTGACAATGGTGAAGGGAGGGGTGCGGCCTGCCCCTGCCCGCCCCCCTCGGTGGGCTCCTGTACCCCCATAAGCACCCCATCAGTCCCGGGCACCCTAGGCACTGAGGATGAGCCCCGGCCCCCCAAGAAGGAGCCAGCCTCCGAGGTGTTCTCAACTGGCCACAGCCGGGCAGTGGACAACAGCAGTGAGGCTGAGTCAGAGAGCTCGATGCTCCAGCTGCCACCCACAGTGGACGGCTGGCCTGAAGGCAGCTCCCTGCCTACCTGCCTGCCCCTGTTCCGGGGCCAGACGCTCCCCACTGGGGCCCCACCGGCTAGTCACAACTTCCAATGGCTGCGGAATCTGCCCAGTGGCcccaaaagcaagggcaacaacgtGTTTGTGGTGCATAAGCCCCATTCGGCTGCCATCGTGCAGTCCCGGGAGAGCTCCCAGGCTGGCCCTGGGCTCAGCAGTGCCATCCCAGATGGGGAGCCCCCGGCCAGCCCGGGCCCTGCACCGGAGGATGCACTGCCCTTCCCTGCCACGCTCCTGAAGGCATCATGTGAAGGCTCCGGGGACCCCCGGTTTGCTGGCAGTGGTGGGGAGGATGACTCCTGGGCTTCCAAGAAGAGCAGGTTTGACAGCGACACCTTCCAGTGGTCAAACCCCACTGAGCCGGACCCCCAGGACACCTCGAAGCCCACGGAGGCCACCCCACTCTTCCGCCAGCTGTTCCTCAAGTCGCAGGAATCGCTGGTGAGCCACGAGCAGATGCAGGTATTCCAGATGATCACCAAGTCCCAGCGCCTCTTCTCCCACGCGCAGGTGGCCGCCGCTACCACCAcctcctcccagctccccacggcTGATGGCAAGCAGGCCAAGTCGATCCAGGGGCCCTGGCCACCAGCCCCTGCCACTGACTCCCTCCATGCCGGTGCCAGCAACCCCGAGCCTGAGGGCTCCCCGGCCCGAAGGAGGAGGTCCACGCCCTCCTTCCCCCGAGAGGCTTCCCCCAGTAGCGGAGGTGGCAGACGGGACACCAAGGGGGGACCCAAAGTGGCCACGGCCCCACCGTCCTTGGCCGCCGCGCCCATGGACTCAGCTGGGAACTCAGACCTCCACTCTCTGGCCAAGCAGCTGCGATCTTCCAAAGCctcctgggagctgggggacatctatccctctgggggccaCCGCCAGACCCAGTTAGGTGGAGATGAGCCGCCTATAGCCCCACACCCTGGGAAGCAGGCCCAGCTAGAGAATGGCCCAGCCGCCCCCAAGGGGGAGAAGGGCCCAACTTGCTCGCGGGGTGGTAGCTACCGCCTCTTCCCTGGCAACACCCGGGCGCAGCGTTTCTCCGGCTTCCGAAAAGAGAAAGTGAAGACGGATCTGTGCTGCGCAGCGTCCCCCAGCCAGGTGGCTATGGCCTCCTTCTCTGCTGGGCCGCCTGCAGAGGCCCCCCGGGACCCCAAGTCCAAGCTGACCATATTCAACAGAATCCAG GGAGGAAATATCTACAGACTCCCCCATTCAATAAAGGAGGACAATGTGCCAGGTGGATG TAGCCAGCCCAATGGGGGCGCTCCCGACTGGGCAGAGCCGAGGAGCACCTACGTCTGCAAGAACTGCAGCCAGATGTTTTACACGGAGAAGGGGCTGagcagccacatgtgttttcacaaCGACCAGTGGCCATCCCCCCGGGGGAAGCAGGAGCAGCAG GCTTTCGGGTCGGAGTTTTGTAAGCCGCCGAGACAGGCGCCAAGGCCAGAGGGGAGCCGGCAGAGCCCCCCGGGAGCCAGGAAGGCCTCAGACAGCACAGCCACCGCCTCCCACATGATCCCCATGTCGGTACCTGTGACCCCGGCTCACCGGCCCCTGGGGAGCACGGCCAAG GGACAGGAGaaggacagggaggagagagacaacaagGAGAGCCAGCACAGAAAGCGGAAGAAACGTCCCCCGACCAGGTCCATGCTCATCCCCCCGCCACCATCCACCACGTTCCAGGAGCCAGGTCCTGGGGGCCACCAGAGCTGCCTAAGGTCCCCTGTGTTCCTAGTGGACTGCCTCCTCCAGGGCTTGTTCCAGTGCTCTCCTTACACGCCGCCTCCCATGCTCAGCCCCATCCGAGAAGGCTCGGGGCTCTATTTCAACACTCTCTGCTCCACATCCATGCAGGCTGGGCCTGACAAGCTGCTCAGCGCTGTGCTGG ACCAAGTGGAAGGCTCCTTTGGCATCTGCATGGTGAAGGATGACACCAAGATCAGCATTGAGCC ACATATCAATATTGGGAGTCGGTTCCAGGCGGAGATCCCCGAGCTGCAGGAGCGCGGGCTGGCGGGCTGCGAGCCGCACGTGGCCTCACTGGTCTGGAAGCCGTGGGGGGACATGATGACCAACCCAGAGACACAGGACCGAG TGACCGAGCTCTGCAATGTGGCATGTTCCAGCGTCatgccaggaggtggcaccaaTCTGGAGCTTGCCCTGCACTGCCTGCACGAGGCCCAGGGTAGTGTTCAG GTTGCCCTGGAGACCCTCTTACTCCAAGGACCCCAGAAGCCTCGGACTCACCCCCTCGCTGATTATCGGTATACAG GTTCGGACATCTGGACTCCCCTGGAGAAGCGGCTGTTTAAGAAGGCATTCTGTGCCCACAAGAAGGACTTTTACTTGATCCAGAAAACG ATCCAGACAAAGACTGTGGCCCAGTGTGTTGAGTATTATTACATCTGGAAAAAAATGATCAAGTTTGACTGTGGCAGAGCCCCTGGGCTAGAGAAGAAGGTCAGAAGAGAGTCAGATGAGGCAGACAGAACAGAAGCAAAG GTCACTTGTAGCCCTCGGGAGAGACccagccaccgcccaacccctcctGAGTTAAAGATCAAGACCAAGAGTTACAGGAGGGAGTCCATCCTTAACTCCAGCCCCACCTCTGGCCCCAAGCGGACCCCTGAGCCACAGGGGAGCATGGAGGGCCAGGGTGTCTTCCCCTGCAGGGAATGTGAGAG GGTGTTCGACAAGATCAAGAGCCGGAACGCTCACATGAAGCGGCACCGGCTCCAAGACCACGTGGAGCCCATCGTTAGGGTCAAGTGGCCCGTGAAGCCCTTCCAGCtgaaggaggatgaagaggaggaggatgaggagattGGAGTGGACATCGGCCCCCTTCAGTGGTGA
- the ZNF541 gene encoding zinc finger protein 541 isoform X2 — MEQYGMGDEGALPSEVHLPSFPEGQSLHCGGDTLGRDLGPGTRELLYTGLGSLDLDPSLPAPDVPGEVLEDNLDTLSLYSGKDADSVKLLEEYGDPESQAVLQDLGLSALKVPKEAEEGGRTMLGSARKGKRQHSSPQNPLLDCSLCGKVFSSASSLSKHYLTHSQERKHVCKICSKAFKRQDHLTGHMLTHQKTKPFVCIEQGCSKSYCDYRSLRRHYEVQHGLCILKEAPPEEEALGDSPHTHEASGQPVPSGLRSLGPPEARSPGSLLPNRDLLRCIVSSIVHQKIPAPGPALAGPADNGEGRGAACPCPPPSVGSCTPISTPSVPGTLGTEDEPRPPKKEPASEVFSTGHSRAVDNSSEAESESSMLQLPPTVDGWPEGSSLPTCLPLFRGQTLPTGAPPASHNFQWLRNLPSGPKSKGNNVFVVHKPHSAAIVQSRESSQAGPGLSSAIPDGEPPASPGPAPEDALPFPATLLKASCEGSGDPRFAGSGGEDDSWASKKSRFDSDTFQWSNPTEPDPQDTSKPTEATPLFRQLFLKSQESLVSHEQMQVFQMITKSQRLFSHAQVAAATTTSSQLPTADGKQAKSIQGPWPPAPATDSLHAGASNPEPEGSPARRRRSTPSFPREASPSSGGGRRDTKGGPKVATAPPSLAAAPMDSAGNSDLHSLAKQLRSSKASWELGDIYPSGGHRQTQLGGDEPPIAPHPGKQAQLENGPAAPKGEKGPTCSRGGSYRLFPGNTRAQRFSGFRKEKVKTDLCCAASPSQVAMASFSAGPPAEAPRDPKSKLTIFNRIQGGNIYRLPHSIKEDNVPGGCSQPNGGAPDWAEPRSTYVCKNCSQMFYTEKGLSSHMCFHNDQWPSPRGKQEQQAFGSEFCKPPRQAPRPEGSRQSPPGARKASDSTATASHMIPMSVPVTPAHRPLGSTAKGQEKDREERDNKESQHRKRKKRPPTRSMLIPPPPSTTFQEPGPGGHQSCLRSPVFLVDCLLQGLFQCSPYTPPPMLSPIREGSGLYFNTLCSTSMQAGPDKLLSAVLDQVEGSFGICMVKDDTKISIEPHINIGSRFQAEIPELQERGLAGCEPHVASLVWKPWGDMMTNPETQDRVTELCNVACSSVMPGGGTNLELALHCLHEAQGSVQVALETLLLQGPQKPRTHPLADYRFGHLDSPGEAAV; from the exons ATGGAGCAGTACGGAATGGGGGATGAGGGTGCCCTGCCTTCAGAGGTGCACCTGCCTTCATTTCCTGAGGGCCAGAGTCTCCACTGCGGCGGTGACACTCTGGGCCGGGACCTGGGGCCTGGCACTCGGGAGCTGCTCTACACTGGCCTAGGCAGCTTGGACCTAGACCCCAGCTTGCCGGCACCTGATGTGCCTGGGGAGGTGCTAGAGGACAATCTGGACACGCTGTCCCTGTACTCGGGGAAGGACGCCGACTCCGTGAAGCTGCTGGAGGAGTACGGTGACCCTGAGTCTCAGGCCGTCCTGCAAG acctggggctcagtgcactcAAGGTGCCCAAGGAGGCCGAAGAAGGTGGCAGGACCATGTTGGGGAGTGCCCGGAAGGGCAAGCGGCAGCACAGCTCCCCTCAGAACCCACTGCTGGACTGCAGCCTGTGCGGGAAGGTGTTCAGCAGCGCCAGCTCGCTGAGTAAGCACTACCTGACGCACAGCCAGGAGCGCAAGCACGTCTGCAAGATCTGCAGCAAGGCCTTCAAACGGCAGGACCACCT GACCGGGCACATGCTCACCCACCAGAAGACCAAGCCGTTTGTGTGCATTGAGCAGGGCTGCAGCAAGAGCTACTGCGACTACCGTTCTCTGCGTCGCCACTATGAGGTCCAGCACGGCCTCTGCATCCTGAAGGAGGCCCCCCCAGAAGAAGAAGCCCTGGGGGACTCTCCCCACACCCACGAGGCCTCTGGGCAGCCTGTTCCTTCGGGCTTGCGTTCCCTGGGGCCCCCAGAAGCCCGCTCTCCCGGCTCCCTCCTGCCCAACCGAGACCTCCTGCGTTGTATTGTCAGCAGCATCGTGCATCAGAAGATCCCGGCCCCTGGCCCGGCCTTGGCAGGACCCGCTGACAATGGTGAAGGGAGGGGTGCGGCCTGCCCCTGCCCGCCCCCCTCGGTGGGCTCCTGTACCCCCATAAGCACCCCATCAGTCCCGGGCACCCTAGGCACTGAGGATGAGCCCCGGCCCCCCAAGAAGGAGCCAGCCTCCGAGGTGTTCTCAACTGGCCACAGCCGGGCAGTGGACAACAGCAGTGAGGCTGAGTCAGAGAGCTCGATGCTCCAGCTGCCACCCACAGTGGACGGCTGGCCTGAAGGCAGCTCCCTGCCTACCTGCCTGCCCCTGTTCCGGGGCCAGACGCTCCCCACTGGGGCCCCACCGGCTAGTCACAACTTCCAATGGCTGCGGAATCTGCCCAGTGGCcccaaaagcaagggcaacaacgtGTTTGTGGTGCATAAGCCCCATTCGGCTGCCATCGTGCAGTCCCGGGAGAGCTCCCAGGCTGGCCCTGGGCTCAGCAGTGCCATCCCAGATGGGGAGCCCCCGGCCAGCCCGGGCCCTGCACCGGAGGATGCACTGCCCTTCCCTGCCACGCTCCTGAAGGCATCATGTGAAGGCTCCGGGGACCCCCGGTTTGCTGGCAGTGGTGGGGAGGATGACTCCTGGGCTTCCAAGAAGAGCAGGTTTGACAGCGACACCTTCCAGTGGTCAAACCCCACTGAGCCGGACCCCCAGGACACCTCGAAGCCCACGGAGGCCACCCCACTCTTCCGCCAGCTGTTCCTCAAGTCGCAGGAATCGCTGGTGAGCCACGAGCAGATGCAGGTATTCCAGATGATCACCAAGTCCCAGCGCCTCTTCTCCCACGCGCAGGTGGCCGCCGCTACCACCAcctcctcccagctccccacggcTGATGGCAAGCAGGCCAAGTCGATCCAGGGGCCCTGGCCACCAGCCCCTGCCACTGACTCCCTCCATGCCGGTGCCAGCAACCCCGAGCCTGAGGGCTCCCCGGCCCGAAGGAGGAGGTCCACGCCCTCCTTCCCCCGAGAGGCTTCCCCCAGTAGCGGAGGTGGCAGACGGGACACCAAGGGGGGACCCAAAGTGGCCACGGCCCCACCGTCCTTGGCCGCCGCGCCCATGGACTCAGCTGGGAACTCAGACCTCCACTCTCTGGCCAAGCAGCTGCGATCTTCCAAAGCctcctgggagctgggggacatctatccctctgggggccaCCGCCAGACCCAGTTAGGTGGAGATGAGCCGCCTATAGCCCCACACCCTGGGAAGCAGGCCCAGCTAGAGAATGGCCCAGCCGCCCCCAAGGGGGAGAAGGGCCCAACTTGCTCGCGGGGTGGTAGCTACCGCCTCTTCCCTGGCAACACCCGGGCGCAGCGTTTCTCCGGCTTCCGAAAAGAGAAAGTGAAGACGGATCTGTGCTGCGCAGCGTCCCCCAGCCAGGTGGCTATGGCCTCCTTCTCTGCTGGGCCGCCTGCAGAGGCCCCCCGGGACCCCAAGTCCAAGCTGACCATATTCAACAGAATCCAG GGAGGAAATATCTACAGACTCCCCCATTCAATAAAGGAGGACAATGTGCCAGGTGGATG TAGCCAGCCCAATGGGGGCGCTCCCGACTGGGCAGAGCCGAGGAGCACCTACGTCTGCAAGAACTGCAGCCAGATGTTTTACACGGAGAAGGGGCTGagcagccacatgtgttttcacaaCGACCAGTGGCCATCCCCCCGGGGGAAGCAGGAGCAGCAG GCTTTCGGGTCGGAGTTTTGTAAGCCGCCGAGACAGGCGCCAAGGCCAGAGGGGAGCCGGCAGAGCCCCCCGGGAGCCAGGAAGGCCTCAGACAGCACAGCCACCGCCTCCCACATGATCCCCATGTCGGTACCTGTGACCCCGGCTCACCGGCCCCTGGGGAGCACGGCCAAG GGACAGGAGaaggacagggaggagagagacaacaagGAGAGCCAGCACAGAAAGCGGAAGAAACGTCCCCCGACCAGGTCCATGCTCATCCCCCCGCCACCATCCACCACGTTCCAGGAGCCAGGTCCTGGGGGCCACCAGAGCTGCCTAAGGTCCCCTGTGTTCCTAGTGGACTGCCTCCTCCAGGGCTTGTTCCAGTGCTCTCCTTACACGCCGCCTCCCATGCTCAGCCCCATCCGAGAAGGCTCGGGGCTCTATTTCAACACTCTCTGCTCCACATCCATGCAGGCTGGGCCTGACAAGCTGCTCAGCGCTGTGCTGG ACCAAGTGGAAGGCTCCTTTGGCATCTGCATGGTGAAGGATGACACCAAGATCAGCATTGAGCC ACATATCAATATTGGGAGTCGGTTCCAGGCGGAGATCCCCGAGCTGCAGGAGCGCGGGCTGGCGGGCTGCGAGCCGCACGTGGCCTCACTGGTCTGGAAGCCGTGGGGGGACATGATGACCAACCCAGAGACACAGGACCGAG TGACCGAGCTCTGCAATGTGGCATGTTCCAGCGTCatgccaggaggtggcaccaaTCTGGAGCTTGCCCTGCACTGCCTGCACGAGGCCCAGGGTAGTGTTCAG GTTGCCCTGGAGACCCTCTTACTCCAAGGACCCCAGAAGCCTCGGACTCACCCCCTCGCTGATTATCG GTTCGGACATCTGGACTCCCCTGGAGAAGCGGCTGTTTAA